A stretch of the Candidatus Lernaella stagnicola genome encodes the following:
- a CDS encoding ATP-binding protein, with the protein MASYAKMIAAKVEAIRNEVGKDKALMAMSGGVDSSVVALLGHLALGKKLTVLMVENGLMREGEPKRVKAIFAPLGIRVRILDARAEFFAALEGKTDPEIKRQAITDTFYAQVFARYVREKGIKHVLQGTILTDIDETVAGIKRQHNVLAQVGIDPVREYGYNVIEPLIDLRKDGVRALARALKLPREIASRIPFPGPALAARVIGEVTPERVAKVRQATTIVEEELKSTRAFQYLAVLMSDQATGMKDYARHFGDIIVVRCIDSLDARKAKPTQLSWPKMNRLAKRLTAEVPGCVRVLYDLTPKPPATVEFI; encoded by the coding sequence ATGGCGAGCTATGCAAAGATGATCGCGGCAAAAGTTGAGGCAATCCGGAATGAGGTCGGCAAGGATAAGGCGCTGATGGCGATGTCGGGCGGCGTGGATTCTTCCGTCGTCGCGCTGCTGGGGCACTTGGCCTTGGGCAAGAAGCTGACCGTGCTCATGGTGGAGAACGGCCTGATGCGGGAGGGCGAGCCCAAACGCGTCAAGGCAATCTTCGCCCCTCTGGGGATTCGCGTCAGAATCCTCGACGCGCGGGCGGAGTTCTTCGCCGCGCTCGAGGGCAAAACCGATCCCGAGATCAAACGTCAAGCCATCACCGATACGTTCTACGCCCAAGTCTTTGCCAGGTACGTTCGCGAAAAGGGAATCAAGCACGTTTTGCAGGGAACGATTCTCACCGATATCGACGAAACCGTCGCCGGGATCAAACGTCAGCACAACGTGCTTGCGCAAGTCGGGATCGATCCCGTGCGGGAATACGGATACAACGTGATCGAGCCGCTGATCGATTTGCGTAAGGACGGTGTCCGAGCGTTGGCGCGCGCCTTGAAACTCCCGCGCGAAATCGCGAGCCGGATCCCGTTCCCGGGCCCGGCCTTGGCCGCCCGCGTGATCGGTGAGGTCACGCCCGAGCGCGTGGCTAAGGTCCGCCAGGCGACGACCATCGTCGAGGAAGAGCTGAAAAGCACGCGGGCTTTCCAGTACCTGGCGGTGCTGATGTCCGATCAAGCCACGGGAATGAAGGATTACGCCCGGCATTTCGGGGACATCATCGTCGTGCGTTGCATCGACAGCCTCGACGCGCGGAAGGCGAAGCCCACCCAACTTTCGTGGCCGAAAATGAATCGACTCGCCAAGCGACTGACCGCCGAGGTGCCGGGGTGCGTTCGGGTTCTGTACGACCTGACGCCCAAACCGCCGGCCACTGTCGAGTTTATCTAG